A region from the Hyalangium minutum genome encodes:
- a CDS encoding SUF system Fe-S cluster assembly regulator, which produces MFRMSKMTDYGLVLLTELAREEGSTRTARELAEATKVPLPSVSKVLKGLQTAGVLVSHRGAMGGYGLSRPAAAIPLTQIITALEGPVAITECVQHSSTNEAACELESVCRVRGHWRVINQAIQDALGRLTLADLCAPTPRVERLVGLNTPARPSTSGGLS; this is translated from the coding sequence ATGTTCCGGATGAGCAAGATGACCGACTACGGCCTCGTGCTGCTGACCGAGCTCGCTCGGGAGGAGGGCAGCACGCGCACCGCCCGCGAGCTGGCCGAGGCCACGAAGGTGCCACTGCCCTCGGTGAGCAAGGTGCTCAAGGGGTTGCAGACTGCCGGCGTGCTCGTGTCCCACCGGGGGGCCATGGGCGGCTATGGGCTCTCCCGCCCGGCTGCCGCCATCCCGCTCACGCAGATTATCACCGCCCTTGAAGGGCCCGTGGCCATCACCGAGTGCGTGCAGCACTCGTCCACGAACGAGGCCGCCTGTGAGCTGGAGTCCGTGTGTCGCGTCCGAGGCCACTGGCGCGTCATCAACCAGGCCATCCAAGACGCACTGGGCCGGCTGACCCTGGCCGACCTGTGTGCTCCCACCCCGCGTGTGGAGCGCCTCGTCGGGCTGAACACGCCCGCGCGCCCCAGCACCTCCGGAGGGCTCTCATGA
- the sufB gene encoding Fe-S cluster assembly protein SufB has protein sequence MSTETIQDFTRRQYEAGFVTAVEADTLPPGLNEDVVRTISAKKGEPEFLLEWRLKAYRHWLTLKEPRWQKVHYNPIDYQAIRYYSAPKQKPKLESLDQVDPEILRTYEKLGIPLEEQKLLQNVAVDAVFDSVSVATTFKDKLAKAGVIFCSFSEAVREHPELIKKYLGTVVPYSDNFFAALNSAVFSDGSFCYVPKGVRCPMELSTYFRINAADTGQFERTLIVADEGATVSYLEGCTAPMRDTNQLHAAVVELVALDGANIKYSTVQNWYPGDAEGRGGIYNFVTKRGIAHHRAKISWTQVETGSAITWKYPSVILKGDDSVGEFYSVALANHRQQADTGTKMVHIGRNTRSTIVSKGISAGHGQNTYRGLVKVLKSAEGARNYTQCDSLLLGSLCGAHTLPYIEVKNASAQVEHEASTSKIGEDQLFYCQQRGISKEDAVSMIVNGFCRQVFKELPMEFAVEAQKLLGVSLEGSVG, from the coding sequence ATGAGCACCGAGACCATTCAAGACTTCACGCGCCGCCAGTACGAGGCGGGCTTCGTCACCGCGGTGGAGGCGGACACCCTGCCCCCCGGGCTGAACGAGGACGTCGTCCGCACCATCTCCGCCAAGAAGGGCGAGCCCGAGTTCCTCCTCGAGTGGCGCCTCAAGGCCTACCGACACTGGCTCACCCTGAAGGAGCCGCGCTGGCAGAAGGTCCACTACAACCCCATCGACTACCAGGCCATCCGCTACTACTCGGCGCCCAAGCAGAAGCCCAAGCTGGAGAGCCTCGACCAGGTGGACCCGGAGATTCTCCGCACCTACGAGAAGCTCGGCATTCCGCTGGAGGAGCAGAAGCTGCTGCAGAACGTGGCGGTGGATGCCGTGTTCGACTCGGTGTCCGTGGCCACCACGTTCAAGGACAAGCTGGCCAAGGCGGGCGTCATCTTCTGCTCGTTCTCCGAGGCCGTCCGCGAGCACCCCGAGCTCATCAAGAAGTACCTGGGCACCGTGGTGCCGTACTCGGACAACTTCTTCGCCGCGCTGAACTCGGCCGTCTTCAGCGATGGCTCGTTCTGCTACGTGCCCAAGGGCGTGCGCTGCCCCATGGAGCTGTCCACCTACTTCCGCATCAACGCGGCGGACACGGGCCAGTTCGAGCGCACCCTCATCGTCGCGGACGAGGGCGCCACCGTCAGCTACCTCGAGGGCTGCACCGCCCCCATGCGCGACACCAACCAGCTCCACGCCGCCGTGGTGGAGCTCGTGGCGCTGGATGGGGCCAACATCAAGTACTCCACCGTGCAGAACTGGTACCCCGGTGACGCCGAGGGCCGCGGTGGCATCTACAACTTCGTCACCAAGCGCGGCATCGCCCACCACCGGGCCAAGATTTCCTGGACGCAGGTGGAGACGGGCTCGGCGATTACGTGGAAGTACCCCAGCGTCATCCTCAAGGGGGATGACTCGGTGGGCGAGTTCTACTCGGTGGCGCTGGCCAACCACCGCCAGCAGGCGGACACGGGCACGAAGATGGTGCACATCGGCCGCAACACCCGGAGCACCATCGTCTCCAAGGGCATCTCCGCTGGCCACGGGCAGAACACGTACCGGGGGCTCGTGAAGGTGCTGAAGAGCGCCGAGGGCGCGCGCAACTACACGCAGTGCGACTCGCTGCTCCTGGGCAGCCTGTGCGGCGCCCACACGCTGCCGTATATCGAGGTGAAGAACGCGTCCGCGCAGGTGGAGCACGAGGCCTCCACGTCGAAGATCGGCGAGGACCAGCTCTTCTACTGCCAGCAGCGAGGCATCTCGAAAGAGGACGCGGTGTCGATGATCGTCAATGGCTTCTGCCGGCAGGTCTTCAAGGAGCTGCCCATGGAGTTCGCGGTGGAAGCGCAGAAGCTGCTCGGGGTGAGCCTGGAAGGGAGCGTGGGGTAG
- the sufD gene encoding Fe-S cluster assembly protein SufD, translating into MSPGLQHYLDVAQRFQEERAAESPLWLRSFREQGLAQLSRQGFPSTKNEDWKYTDVAPIVSRPFAPTGSAGRLELKARVEQLALPGPRLVFVDGRLSAELSSLEGLFPGVTVKPLRDAVREDAEALEAVLGRRAKAEAHPFVALNAALLDEGAFMQVRPGAVAPSPVQFLFLSSGASASPVLASPRIVVVAGANSEAALVELYAGVEGGASFTNAVTEVVLGENARLHHYKLQAEPDAAFHVASLHSEQARDSRLASHLFALGGALARNEVHSVFAGEGGECVLNGLYIGRGSQHLDNRTDLDHAVPRCTSRELYKGVLDGRSRGTFHGRVLVRPEAQRTDSSQTNRNLLLSEEALVDTRPQLEILADDVKCAHGAAVGRLDEQALFYLRARGIPRAEAERLLTYAFASEVVGAVALEPLRARVEQLVAGRLPGGARPEVVA; encoded by the coding sequence GTGAGCCCGGGGCTCCAGCACTACCTCGACGTGGCGCAGCGCTTCCAGGAGGAGCGCGCGGCGGAGTCGCCCCTGTGGCTGCGCTCGTTCCGGGAGCAGGGCCTCGCACAGCTCTCGCGCCAGGGCTTCCCCTCCACGAAGAACGAGGACTGGAAGTACACGGACGTGGCGCCCATCGTCTCGCGCCCGTTCGCGCCCACGGGCTCGGCCGGGAGGCTGGAGCTGAAGGCGCGGGTGGAGCAGCTCGCCCTTCCGGGGCCCCGGCTCGTCTTCGTGGATGGGCGGCTCTCGGCGGAGCTGTCTTCGCTGGAGGGGTTGTTCCCAGGCGTGACGGTGAAGCCCCTGCGCGATGCTGTGCGCGAGGACGCCGAGGCGCTGGAGGCCGTGCTGGGCCGGCGAGCCAAGGCGGAGGCCCATCCGTTCGTCGCGCTCAACGCGGCGCTGCTGGACGAAGGAGCCTTCATGCAGGTGCGGCCCGGCGCCGTGGCTCCGAGCCCGGTGCAGTTCCTCTTCTTGTCGTCCGGTGCAAGCGCCTCACCGGTGCTGGCCAGCCCGCGCATCGTGGTGGTGGCCGGAGCGAACAGCGAGGCGGCGCTGGTGGAGCTGTACGCCGGGGTGGAGGGCGGTGCCTCGTTCACCAACGCGGTGACGGAGGTGGTGCTCGGGGAGAACGCGCGGCTGCACCACTACAAGCTCCAGGCGGAGCCGGACGCGGCCTTCCACGTGGCGAGCCTCCACTCGGAGCAGGCTCGGGACAGCCGCCTGGCCTCGCACCTCTTCGCGCTGGGCGGGGCTCTGGCGCGCAATGAGGTCCACTCCGTGTTCGCGGGTGAGGGCGGCGAGTGCGTGCTGAACGGCCTCTACATAGGGCGCGGCTCGCAGCACCTGGACAACCGCACGGACCTGGACCACGCGGTGCCCCGGTGCACCAGCCGCGAGCTCTATAAAGGAGTGCTCGATGGCCGTTCGCGCGGCACCTTCCACGGGCGGGTGCTCGTGCGGCCCGAGGCGCAGCGCACGGACTCGAGCCAGACGAACCGCAACCTCCTGCTCTCGGAGGAGGCGCTGGTGGACACGCGCCCGCAGCTGGAGATCCTCGCGGATGACGTGAAGTGCGCTCACGGCGCGGCGGTGGGCCGGCTGGACGAGCAGGCCCTCTTCTACCTCCGCGCGCGCGGCATCCCTCGCGCCGAGGCGGAGCGGCTGCTCACCTACGCCTTTGCCAGCGAGGTGGTGGGCGCGGTGGCACTGGAGCCCCTGCGGGCGCGGGTGGAGCAACTTGTGGCGGGGCGGCTGCCGGGCGGGGCTCGGCCGGAGGTGGTGGCATGA
- a CDS encoding ABC transporter substrate-binding protein: MRRPVSLLLAALTLAVVACEKKSQPPPAPSTPAPTAEAPATPPAASDTILMGEVGSLTGSEATFGISARNGIELAINEANEAGGVRGKKVAVRVYDSQGKPEEAAQAVTRLIAQDKVAVIIGEAASSVSMAMAEKAQAAGVPQITYTSTAPEVTQKGDYIFRVCFIDPFQGKVMAKFAKENLNLTQVVVLTDNKAAYSIGLAKVFIEEFQKMGGQVVANESYSKGDTDFRAQLTAIKRVKPQGVFVPGYYTDVGLIARQARELGLKVPLLGGDGWESEKLFELGGSALDGSYFSNHYALDNPDPLLKAFAEKYQKAYGSLPDSVAALAYDATKLAIDAMKRAPDLSGKALRDAIAATKDFPGVAGKITINANRDAEKQAVVLKVENGKTQFVTTVQP, translated from the coding sequence ATGCGCCGTCCCGTGTCGCTGTTGCTCGCTGCGCTGACCCTGGCCGTGGTGGCCTGCGAGAAGAAGTCGCAGCCCCCGCCTGCTCCCTCGACTCCTGCTCCTACGGCCGAGGCCCCGGCCACTCCTCCGGCGGCCTCGGACACCATTCTGATGGGTGAGGTGGGGAGCCTGACGGGCAGCGAGGCCACGTTCGGCATCTCGGCGCGCAACGGCATCGAGCTGGCCATCAACGAGGCGAACGAGGCCGGCGGGGTGCGGGGCAAGAAGGTGGCGGTGCGCGTCTATGACAGCCAGGGCAAGCCGGAGGAGGCGGCCCAGGCGGTGACGCGGCTGATTGCTCAAGACAAGGTGGCGGTGATCATCGGCGAGGCGGCCTCATCGGTGTCGATGGCGATGGCGGAGAAGGCGCAGGCGGCGGGGGTGCCTCAGATCACGTACACGTCGACGGCGCCCGAGGTGACGCAGAAGGGGGACTACATCTTCCGGGTGTGCTTCATCGATCCGTTCCAGGGCAAGGTGATGGCGAAGTTCGCGAAGGAGAACCTGAACCTGACCCAGGTGGTGGTGCTGACGGACAACAAGGCCGCGTACTCGATTGGCCTGGCGAAGGTGTTCATCGAGGAGTTCCAGAAGATGGGCGGCCAGGTGGTGGCGAACGAGAGCTACTCGAAGGGGGACACGGACTTCCGGGCGCAGCTGACGGCGATCAAGCGGGTGAAGCCGCAGGGCGTGTTCGTGCCGGGGTACTACACGGACGTGGGACTCATCGCGCGGCAGGCGCGGGAGCTGGGGCTGAAGGTTCCGCTGCTGGGCGGGGATGGGTGGGAGAGCGAGAAGCTGTTCGAGCTGGGCGGCTCGGCGCTGGATGGGAGCTACTTCTCGAACCACTACGCGCTGGACAACCCGGATCCGCTGCTCAAGGCGTTCGCGGAGAAGTACCAGAAGGCGTACGGGAGCCTGCCGGACAGCGTGGCGGCGCTGGCGTACGACGCGACGAAGCTGGCGATCGACGCGATGAAGCGGGCTCCGGATCTGTCGGGCAAGGCGCTGCGGGATGCGATTGCGGCGACGAAGGACTTCCCGGGGGTAGCGGGGAAGATCACCATCAACGCCAACCGGGATGCGGAAAAGCAGGCGGTGGTGCTGAAGGTGGAGAACGGGAAGACCCAGTTCGTCACCACCGTGCAGCCGTAG
- the sufC gene encoding Fe-S cluster assembly ATPase SufC: MLLSVRNLHARIGDKEILKGINLELKPGEVHAIMGPNGSGKSTLSQVLAGRETYTVTQGEVLFDGKDLLALSPEQRATAGVFLAFQYPVEIPGVGNLHFLRTALNAQRRSQGLEELDAMDFLALAKDRMKLVQMDQGFLNRSVNEGFSGGEKKRNEVFQMAVLKPRLAILDETDSGLDIDALRIVAGGVNSLRSPERAMLVITHYQRLLDYIVPDHVHVMAGGRIVMSGGKDLALELEKKGYAWVDKLGKTAGAEARP, encoded by the coding sequence ATGTTGCTGAGCGTCCGGAATCTGCATGCGCGCATTGGGGACAAGGAGATCCTCAAGGGCATCAACCTCGAGCTGAAGCCCGGCGAGGTCCACGCCATCATGGGCCCCAACGGCTCGGGCAAGAGCACGCTGTCGCAGGTGCTCGCGGGCCGTGAGACGTACACGGTGACTCAGGGCGAGGTGCTCTTCGACGGGAAGGATCTGCTGGCCCTCTCGCCCGAGCAGCGCGCCACGGCGGGCGTGTTCCTCGCGTTCCAGTACCCGGTGGAGATTCCGGGCGTGGGCAACCTGCACTTCCTCCGCACCGCGCTCAACGCGCAGCGCCGCTCCCAGGGCCTGGAGGAGCTGGATGCCATGGACTTCCTGGCGCTCGCCAAGGATCGGATGAAGCTGGTGCAGATGGACCAGGGCTTCCTCAACCGCTCCGTCAACGAGGGCTTCTCCGGCGGTGAGAAGAAGCGCAACGAGGTGTTCCAGATGGCGGTGCTCAAGCCGCGCCTGGCCATTCTCGATGAGACGGACTCGGGCCTGGACATCGACGCGCTGCGCATCGTCGCGGGCGGGGTGAACTCGCTGCGCTCTCCGGAGCGGGCGATGCTCGTCATCACCCACTACCAGCGGCTGCTCGACTACATCGTCCCGGACCACGTCCACGTGATGGCGGGCGGGCGCATCGTCATGTCCGGCGGCAAGGACCTGGCGCTCGAGCTGGAGAAGAAGGGCTACGCCTGGGTGGACAAGCTGGGCAAGACCGCCGGTGCGGAGGCGCGCCCGTGA